In Pyrus communis chromosome 1, drPyrComm1.1, whole genome shotgun sequence, the following are encoded in one genomic region:
- the LOC137730567 gene encoding bark storage protein A-like isoform X2 translates to MRTLSVASILLYALLMLSPLQLNVALSTETQMLIEEANMSGPYLGLVIPNSYEMDPLLQSPNFTSSNLFIDFSGRRFRFGTIANKPVILVMTGLSMINAAITTQLLLSQFDIEGVVHYGVARHGNPSLNLADVVIPRYWSHSALWSWQRYGNGPEDELPLEKDGDYTREIGYLNVANYTTNVADGSTYDNLLNNIWFQPEEVFPIDGTPEERQHSFWVAVDPLYYEISQKLEDLQLERCLNSTTCLPHIPKVSRVERGTSASIFLSNAAYRSFLFDKFNISPLDMESASVALVCLQQRVPFIVIRALSSSLSGSGSSDPNEAAKFISLASKNSVVAVVEFTRQLSLHQQLITH, encoded by the exons ATGAGAACTTTATCAGTAGCTTCCATACTTCTGTATGCTCTCTTGATGCTTAGTCCACTGCAGTTAAATGTTGCATTGTCAACTGAGACACAAATGTTGATTGAGGAGGCCAACATGAGTGGCCCTTATTTAGGTCTTGTCATTCCAAATTCTTATGAAATGGACCCTCTTCTGCAATCTCCAAACTTCACTTCAAGTAACCTGTTCATAGATTTCTCTG GGAGGAGATTTCGATTTGGAACAATTGCTAATAAGCCAGTCATATTGGTCATGACAGGACTGTCAATG ATTAATGCAGCAATAACTACTCAGCTATTACTGAGCCAGTTTGATATAGAAGGAGTGGTGCACTATGGCGTAGCACGGCATGGAAACCCATCCCTCAATCTTGCAGATGTGGTCATTCCTCGGTATTGGTCCCATTCTGCTCTTTGGAGCTGGCAG AGATATGGAAACGGGCCCGAAGATGAGCTACCCCTTGAAAAAGATGGGGACTACACCAGAGAAATTGGATACTTAAATGTTGCAAATTACACAACAAATGTGGCAGATGGAAGCACATATGACAACCTCTTGAACAACATTTGGTTTCAACCAGAGGAAGTCTTCCCCATAGATGGAACTCCGGAGGAAAGACAACATTCCTTTTGGGTTGCTGTTGATCCCCTTTACTATGAAATCTCCCAAAAATTGGAG GACCTGCAACTTGAACGTTGTCTAAACTCAACGACATGTTTGCCTCATATACCAAAAGTGTCTAGAGTCGAAAGGGGAACAAGTGCAAGCATTTTCCTATCCAATGCAGCTTATCGTAGCTTCTTATTTGATAAGTTCAACATTAGTCCTCTGGACATGGAAAGTGCTTCTGTTGCCCTAGTTTGTCTTCAGCAAAGGGTGCCTTTCATTGTCATCAGGGCTCTCTCGTCTTCTTTATCCGGCAGTGGCTCCTCCGACCCCAACGAGGCTGCCAAGTTCATATCTCTCGCTTCGAAAAATTCAGTTGTGGCAGTTGTGGAATTTACCAGACAGTTATCACTTCATCAGCAGCTAATTACTCATTGA
- the LOC137730567 gene encoding bark storage protein A-like isoform X1, whose product MRTLSVASILLYALLMLSPLQLNVALSTETQMLIEEANMSGPYLGLVIPNSYEMDPLLQSPNFTSSNLFIDFSGRRFRFGTIANKPVILVMTGLSMINAAITTQLLLSQFDIEGVVHYGVAGHANPSLNLADVVIPQYWSHSALWSWQRYGNGPEDELPLEKDGDYTREIGYLNVANYTTNVTDGSTYDNLLNNIWFQPEEVFPIDGTPEERQHSFWVAVDPLYYEISQKLEDLQLERCLNSTTCLPHIPKVSRVERGTSASIFLSNAAYRSFLFDKFNISPLDMESASVALVCLQQRVPFIVIRALSSSSSGSGSSDPNEAAKFISLASKNSVMAVVEFIRQLSLHQQLITH is encoded by the exons ATGAGAACTTTATCAGTAGCTTCCATACTTCTGTATGCTCTCTTGATGCTTAGTCCACTGCAGTTAAATGTTGCATTGTCAACTGAGACACAAATGTTGATTGAGGAGGCCAACATGAGTGGCCCTTATTTAGGTCTTGTCATTCCAAATTCTTATGAAATGGACCCTCTTCTGCAATCTCCAAACTTCACTTCAAGTAACCTGTTCATAGATTTCTCTG GGAGGAGATTTCGATTTGGAACAATTGCTAATAAGCCAGTCATATTGGTCATGACAGGACTGTCAATG ATTAATGCAGCAATAACTACTCAGCTATTACTGAGCCAGTTTGATATAGAAGGAGTGGTACACTATGGCGTAGCAGGGCATGCAAACCCATCCCTCAATCTTGCAGATGTGGTCATTCCTCAGTATTGGTCCCATTCTGCTCTTTGGAGCTGGCAG AGATATGGAAATGGGCCCGAAGATGAGCTACCCCTTGAAAAAGATGGGGACTACACCAGAGAAATTGGATACTTAAATGTTGCAAATTACACAACAAATGTGACAGATGGAAGCACATATGACAACCTCTTGAACAACATTTGGTTTCAACCAGAGGAAGTCTTCCCGATAGATGGAACTCCGGAGGAAAGACAACATTCCTTTTGGGTTGCTGTTGATCCCCTTTACTATGAAATCTCCCAAAAATTGGAG GACCTGCAACTTGAACGTTGTCTAAACTCAACGACATGTTTGCCTCATATACCAAAAGTGTCTAGAGTCGAAAGGGGAACAAGTGCAAGCATTTTCCTATCCAATGCAGCTTATCGTAGCTTCTTATTTGATAAGTTCAACATTAGTCCTCTGGACATGGAAAGTGCTTCTGTTGCCCTAGTTTGTCTTCAGCAAAGGGTGCCTTTCATTGTCATCAGGGCTCTCTCGTCTTCTTCATCCGGCAGTGGCTCCTCCGACCCCAACGAGGCTGCCAAGTTCATATCTCTCGCTTCAAAAAATTCAGTTATGGCAGTTGTGGAATTTATCAGACAGTTATCACTTCATCAGCAGCTAATTACTCATTGA
- the LOC137730567 gene encoding bark storage protein A-like isoform X3, with the protein MRTLSVASILLYALLMLSPLQLNVALSTETQMLIEEANMSGPYLGLVIPNSYEMDPLLQSPNFTSSNLFIDFSGRRFRFGTIANKPVILVMTGPSMINAAITTQLLLSQFDIEGVVHYGVARHGNPSLNLADVVIPRYWSHSALWSWQRYGNGPEDELPLEKDGDYTREIGYLNVANYTTNVADGSTYDNLLNNIWFQPEEVFPIDGTPEERQHSFWVAVDPLYYEISQKLEDLQLERCLNSTTCLPHIPKVSRVERGTSASIFLSNAAYRSFLFDKFNISPLDMESASVALVCLQQRVPFIVIRALSSSLSGSGSSDPNEAAKFISLASKNSVVAVVEFTRQLSLHQQLITH; encoded by the exons ATGAGAACTTTATCAGTAGCTTCCATACTTCTGTATGCTCTCTTGATGCTTAGTCCACTGCAGTTAAATGTTGCATTGTCAACTGAGACACAAATGTTGATTGAGGAGGCCAACATGAGTGGCCCTTATTTAGGTCTTGTCATTCCAAATTCTTATGAAATGGACCCTCTTCTGCAATCTCCAAACTTCACTTCAAGTAACCTGTTCATAGATTTCTCTG GGAGGAGATTTCGATTCGGAACAATTGCTAATAAGCCAGTCATATTGGTCATGACAGGACCGTCAATG ATTAATGCAGCAATAACTACTCAGCTATTACTGAGCCAGTTTGATATAGAAGGAGTGGTGCACTATGGCGTAGCACGGCATGGAAACCCATCCCTCAATCTTGCAGATGTGGTCATTCCTCGGTATTGGTCCCATTCTGCTCTTTGGAGCTGGCAG AGATATGGAAACGGGCCCGAAGATGAGCTACCCCTTGAAAAAGATGGGGACTACACCAGAGAAATTGGATACTTAAATGTTGCAAATTACACAACAAATGTGGCAGATGGAAGCACATATGACAACCTCTTGAACAACATTTGGTTTCAACCAGAGGAAGTCTTCCCCATAGATGGAACTCCGGAGGAAAGACAACATTCCTTTTGGGTTGCTGTTGATCCCCTTTACTATGAAATCTCCCAAAAATTGGAG GACCTGCAACTTGAACGTTGTCTAAACTCAACGACATGTTTGCCTCATATACCAAAAGTGTCTAGAGTCGAAAGGGGAACAAGTGCAAGCATTTTCCTATCCAATGCAGCTTATCGTAGCTTCTTATTTGATAAGTTCAACATTAGTCCTCTGGACATGGAAAGTGCTTCTGTTGCCCTAGTTTGTCTTCAGCAAAGGGTGCCTTTCATTGTCATCAGGGCTCTCTCGTCTTCTTTATCCGGCAGTGGCTCCTCCGACCCCAACGAGGCTGCCAAGTTCATATCTCTCGCTTCGAAAAATTCAGTTGTGGCAGTTGTGGAATTTACCAGACAGTTATCACTTCATCAGCAGCTAATTACTCATTGA